The genomic DNA AATAGTGCGACAACAACCATCTGAAGCTGATGAAGACTTGAATGAACTGATGCCCACGGCTTTCAGTCATGACCGTCGGAGCAGGAGCAGTTCTGGGCAAGAGGCATGGAGCTGTGTGGAATCTGGGCAGGTGACAGGGACCCAGCAGGctttgtgtgggtctgtgaggcGGTCGTCTGAAGCGTTGGACCAGAACAGCTATGTGAAGCGGTCCGGTGTGTTGCCACGGCGTCTGCAGAATGAGTCTTGGGTTTATGTCTTGTATGAAGGTCAGTATGGTGATTTTTTCGGGGGGTCTTTTCTAGCATGTCACGAGTCAGTGCTGTATTGGTTTAGCTAAACACAGTAAAACCAATCTCTTCGCCACACCACCTGTATTAGTTTGGATTAtttacttttctgtttgttttggggtgtgttatTTCGGTTGCGATTTATGTATATTACTCTTCAATTACCAGATATTTTAGCTCTTAACAAGTTTTATTCAGTTATGTGTATTTGATGCTTTATGTTGGTTTGAAATAATCACAAATGATATTCCACACTACTGTAACTGAATTAATGGTCAAATGGAAAGTATGTCTTCCTGTTTTGATTGTAACTTTTTGTACACGAAAAAGAAGATATGGCTTGAATTTCTTGTGTGTTTGCatttacatttttattttatactattttattattttcatctcCAGAGTTCATCCGCCATGACGTCATTGCACTGCTGGCCGTCATCATGAGCGGTTCTTTTGCGCACCTTTGTTTCCAGGTAATGGTCTTCCTGAACTGTTCGGACAACTTAGATTAGAGCAGCGCTGAATGTGAGAAAGTGTCATGGGTCACTTTCACAGTGAACGCTGCACCCAGTTCATGTACTGGGTGATTGTACCCACACCTGTGAATTTTGGTGTGCAGGTTTTGTTTATGAGGCAATCCATGTTTTTGCTCTGCATGTGTTTGACCATGCGTCAAAATGCAGTATTTTTACATAAAAGATACATATTGTCCTGCTCAAGCTCTGTGGGATGCAACTTTTTATGAAAATGATGATACTGAAACAGTTCCTTTACACATTTTTCTAGTATAGTCTAGAGCTCTGTGCTCTCTGTATTATCAGCGGGCTGTTATCTCCAGCTAAATATAATAAAGGAATAGCAATAATGCTGCATGCCTCTGTACATTTGTGAGATGTCCATGTCTTGCAGATGTGATAATGCACAGCTGTGAAAGTTTTGTGCTGAAGTTTCGACTCCTTAGGATAGGGCAATTGGCGATCTGAGTAAATCATGCTTTTCCTTGATGACTGTGCTTTCTTGTCAACTTCATTAGGTTTGATATGTTTGtgtgacagttttcagtttctgtttctcaaggaagcatcactgtgtttggacaaattcatatatgttataccacatctgcttggcaaatgcctgaccagcagcataacccaacatgcttagtcaggctttgattgcatacatatatatttgtgtacctatcaaagtggatttcttctacataattttgtgaGAAGACCACACTTAGATACCttgggttgtttttcagtgtgccaagtgcatgctgcacacaggaccttggtttatcgtctcatctgaatgactaaatgctcagtttgatcttccagtcaaacttgggagaaagggcaagaccaggattcaaaccccgaccctcacagatactgtactgacagataaacatctTTACCATTcatccaccttcctccttcctccttcccctgtaTGTGCATCAACGTGGCTTTTGTaacttgtgtatgtgtatctctggGCCTTGCTTCATCTGTTGACAGCAGTAACATGACTGGTATACTTACATTGGCAGATGATCACAGCAGTAACATGACTGGTATACTTACATTGGCAGATGATGATCACAGCAGTAACATGACTGGTATACTTACATTGGCAGATGATGATCACAGCAGTAACATGACTAGTATACTTACATTGGCAGATGATGATCACCCCTGTTACACAAAGGTTCCTGGAAGCTCAGGATCTGTACGTCATCATTCTGTTTTGCCTGGCACTGGTTTTGGTAAGTAACGTAATACTCagcacagttttgtttgtttcaacccCAAGATACACACTCATTCCACGCTTGTTCTGACAACAGCATCTGTTTGTAAAACACATTTTAAAAAGAACAATaatagaataagaaagaaaagttggatgtgctcactctctctcttcaaaaagaATTTCAGTGAAAACTTATTTGATCTCAATTTGCAAACTCAAGTTGATGGACAGTGTGTTGAGAGTAGGCAAGAGTGTGTGGGGGgctgtgtatgtattatattttTCATGTAgtagtcattttgtttaaagtaAACCACTTGAACTTTTATGTGGGTTTCATTATCATTGCTTCTGTTATTATTGATTTTAGGTTATTAAAATCATATGGAAATGTATGGTATATTTTGAACAAACTGCTTGTGTTTTTATCTTCTGTGAGCAAACTTGAACACAGCAGTAGAAGCTGGGGTTAACTCACTTTATAATCTGAAGGGCATGTTGTGCACAGGAGTCAGATTGATGAACCTAAATGCTTCGTGGATGTCATTCCAGTCCATCCAGCCATCTGTAAGATCTATAGATTGTGCAAATTGTGCAAGAATATGTGAATCATGCAATTGAGTGAATCATGCAAACTGTGTAAATTGTGCAAAATATGTAAATTGCAAGATGTGTGTATTGTGCAAGAAGTGTAAATTGTGAAAGATGTGTTCATTGTGCAAGATATATCAGGAAAGGTCATTTCAGGGCATGGAAAAGAGGacatatttttttctccttttattccttctccttctttattgttgttattgatgttattattgttgttgtcgctgttcttgttattatcattattattacaatcttcatcattattattttaattcttatgttgttattgttgttgttattgtaatcatcatcattgttattgtttccttgatgaaggaggaggagggagattacAAAGAGgtggagataatgatgatgatgttgatgatgatgatgatgatgatattgttatcatcatcatcattatatcaatcttatcattatcattacagtcagtgttgttgttgttatcagtttttgattgatatggatacttttatagctcctatcctcggtcagagaccaagctctgagtgctttacaaacatggggtcatttacacaacaggctgcctacctgggtattgccgactgacagctgccactgggcgctcatcatttgtttcctgtgtcattcaatcagatttcagggacacacacatacacactcagatagacatgttgtgacattttacgtgtatgactttttaaaaattttatttacccagccatgtaggtagtcatactccgttttcgggggtgtgcatgctgggtatgttcttgtttctccaccctttacccaccaggcaccgtcaccgagattcaaacctaggaccctcagattgaaagtctgacaCTTAAACCATTTGGTATTGTGCCCGTCAATGAGTGTTACTGTGTTGCAgctgttggtggtgtgtgggtcagtgtgggtgtgcAGTCCCCACCACAGAGTGCTTCACATGCTGGGGGCTGGGGCCTGTGTGCTGATCGCGGGCATCATCCTCTTCATGGTTCTGCTGCACCATATGgccacacatggtgtgtgtgtgtgtgtgagtgtgtgtgtgtgttcatttgttcttttgtttaacagctatctttgtgtgtgtgtgtgtgcatatttttgtgtgtgtgtgtgtgtgtgttcgttcattcttttgtttaacagctatctttgtgtgtgtgtgtgcatgtgtgtgtgtgtgtgttcattcattcttttgtttaacagctatctttgtgtgtgtgtgtgtgtgtgtgcatgtgtttgtgtgtgtgtgtgtgtgtcttcgttcgttcttttgtttaacagctatctttgcgcgtgtgtgtgcatgtgtgtgtgtgtgtgtgtgtgtgtgtttatgtgtttgcctgtctgtgtgtgaatgagtgtgtgtgtctgtatgaacaCCAACTTGAAGTtttgtgagagagggtgagagacaccaTTACCCAAAGCATGTGCGTGTCTAAAGCACTTAGATTTTGGTCAGTGACCGAAGACAGGTGCTGCATTAAGTATCCATAATGGTGGTGACTGTGGAACAGATGGGGACACAGAGGAGCACATGgcacagatcagtgtgtgtgtgggtctgtacgTGGTgggtcttcctcttctcctcatctcTGCCACGTCCGTGTACACCCTGCAGTCTGGCTACAGGCACCATGGTATGGTACGGCTCCctgccagtttttttgttgttgttgttgttgttgtcggtgctagatatcttcttttttctgtcactctctttgtttccgtctttatttttctgttgttggtgttttgcttTCCTGGTCCCTTtgcctgtgttttgttttggaacTGTTGGCTTAAGTGTCTCTtgtcactcatcttcactgcaatctACCGATtgattctcaacagctcatccctttctaGTATGagctaaaatgactattagtgattGAGTGacttttgatagtttcagaatttgttggtagtatttttgattgtgtactatttacaatTTGTGCTAtgacttttgtgtgtgcgtgcatgtgtgtattgtgggggatgaacaatttttaatgatgtttggtatcttgtgttcaatttttcctttttgataattACATATgtattctatttgtaaacgcctagggcttatttgcAAGATTTGgggtaaatgctcataataataataataataataatgataataataataataataatcatcatcatcatcatcataatcattctgtgtttcagtttgtctgtgtctgtgtgtgtctgtgataaacttgaacaaattcattttctcttgaaatatgttttgtctgtcaacaccaaattttGCTTGAAAAATGGGGGAACAAATGTCCACGCATTCAAATTATGAAAATGTACTTCTAGGAAGGTCACATGAAATTGTGAAGAAGCACAAAATGTTTCCACAGTCAATTTACAGAACATTATATTCTTATTTCAGTTTTCACAGACTTTCACTTTTTTATGTTAGTTATCAGCATATTGATTGATAGCAACCACTTATGATTAAAATAGAAACTTCTTTTAAATACTGACAAATTGCGTGATAGCAgtcattttttatttatgtatgaaCTTCTTTTAGATACTATCACTTTGATTAATAGCAGTCATTTCTATTTTGAAACTTATTTTTAAAATGACACGTTGATTAATAGCAGTCATGTTTAGTTAATATGGAAACTTCTTTTGAATATTGACACATTGGCTAGTAATTTTAGTTAAAATGGAAACTTCTTTTGAATATCTACACATTGACTAGTTAAGAATCAACACGTTGATTAACAGCAGCTATTTTTAGTTAAAATGAAAACTTCTTTTGAATATTGTTAACATTGACTAGCAGTAATTTTAATAAAAATGGAAACTTCTTTTGAATATCTACATATTGGCTAGTTAAGAATTAACACGTTGATTAATAGCAGCCAATTTTCATTGAAATGGAAACTTATTTTGAATATTGATAATATTGACTGGTAGTCATTTTACTAGACATGGAAACTTCTTTTGAATATTGACACATTGACTAGTAGTACTTTTAGTTAGAATGGAAACTTCTTTTGAATATTGACACATTGACTAGTAGTAATTTTATTTAAAATGGAAACTTCTTTCGAATATCGACACATTGACTAGTTCTAATTTTATTTAAAATGGAAACTTCTTTTGAATATCGACACATTGACTAGCAGTAATTTTAGTTAAAGTGGAAACTTCTTATGAATATCGACTCATTGACTAGCAATCATATTTAGTTATTTAGATAGAAACTTCTGCATAGTACAGATGTTAATACTGTGTGTCTGCAGGTTTGCGTCAAGGTGTGTATCacagtgctctgtctgtgtcgGCCATACTGGCACCGCTGTGGATCGAGGGCACCATGACCCACTTCTTTCTGCACCATGCCGTCATTGTTGGGCTGTTGGTGATTTCTCTTGTAAGTGTCGCCTTGTGTTTGGGATGTCGAGTAGTGCGTGATGTCTCAGAACATCCTAATTCATTCATTTACGTGGGCATGCTGATTCTAGAGTGGAGCACAAATATATTTGagagatatataaatatacacacataaaaaaacaacagcacgtaTGCACATGCCTGAGCACAAAAAagtacacacttgcacacacacacacacacacacacacacacacacacacacacacactcacacaatgtgcCTGCGGTTGCATGCATATTGTATGCACATTTGCTTCCTCACATGTTCCTAAATACCTTCATAATGCACATAGAtttcgcacagacagacagacactctctctgtctctctgtctctctcactcacacacacacacacacacacacacacacacacacacacacacacacacacacacacacacacacacactcactcactcactcactcactcactcactcatacataaTGGACAACAACTACataacacacactccacacccctccacacacgtgcacacaatacacaaacacccccacacacatcccctttcctttgctccctcccaccctccctccacatacacaccacctcccaacacacacacacacacacacacacacacacacaccacaccacaccacaccacaccacatacacacacacacacacacaccacaccacaccacaccacaccacaccacacacacacacacatacacacacaacggcaGGCAGGTCACAAACCTTACATCTGTTTCAGGTGACAATCTGTTGCTCTCACAAAGAGCTGTCATCACTACAAGAGCCAGTGGCGAGGGCAAGAGGCAGCCGCAGACACCAGGTCGGCCACACTCACTCTGTGGGAACGTCCATCTCTGAACAGCAGCCCCTGCTTCCTGATAACACTGCTCGTGGTCACTAGTTACCATGGCTGTGTTATCTCAAGAAGTTTTT from Babylonia areolata isolate BAREFJ2019XMU chromosome 11, ASM4173473v1, whole genome shotgun sequence includes the following:
- the LOC143287509 gene encoding uncharacterized protein LOC143287509, translating into MSPDSKAKLTYLMLGSIYFVGGIEHGVSVPRGWLHWRQHAVQASSMAGMAVAAYSVATLLVAPFVGRWVDKPGRSRRVLIVGACLHITGATLEIFLADQWVTVVARLISGIGGGTDAAVLSETSRYTRPTRRTSAMALLVGARLLGYMLVPGLDSLMWRVVLTQIHLPDRRTAVLGLFLAVTWCAVLLLTTMLYTDLCRLQPPSQHASSAPSPASTPQHPSGDTSMLVSGTVPSVLGDDSEGVHNASFTSSQPVSFTASLTSSQCSESSTQHLLGKSSEMIEEAEKCIQRMAEQSFSSAVTVYNSEEMEPSSAVSKCEIVRQQPSEADEDLNELMPTAFSHDRRSRSSSGQEAWSCVESGQVTGTQQALCGSVRRSSEALDQNSYVKRSGVLPRRLQNESWVYVLYEEFIRHDVIALLAVIMSGSFAHLCFQMMITPVTQRFLEAQDLYVIILFCLALVLLLVVCGSVWVCSPHHRVLHMLGAGACVLIAGIILFMVLLHHMATHDGDTEEHMAQISVCVGLYVVGLPLLLISATSVYTLQSGYRHHGLRQGVYHSALSVSAILAPLWIEGTMTHFFLHHAVIVGLLVISLVTICCSHKELSSLQEPVARARGSRRHQVGHTHSVGTSISEQQPLLPDNTARGH